In the genome of Microbacterium saperdae, one region contains:
- a CDS encoding amino acid permease encodes MTEVPVTTTTTKGLRPGLTRRQISMMGLGGAIGAGLFVGSGQAIGLAGPAVLISYLVAGGIVILVMAMLAEMVAARPSSGAFSSYAQKAMGRSAGSAVGWLYWIQLVVVIAAEATGAAGIVAGWVPGVPAWLWVLIFVVALTAVNLFGVSNYGRFEFWFAAIKVAAIIAFLVVGVCAIVGLIPGVPATGISNLFDNGGFAPNGITGIAAALLIVVFAFGGTEVVAIAAAESDDPARNIRRIVREVLVRILIFYIGSIFVIVAVLPWDSPAVLDGPFSAVLATLHVPGVDLVMSLIVVVALLSAMNANIYGASRMAFSLGERGLAPQGITRTSLKGVPFVAVLSSVAFGFVTVGLNWAFPDVVLPALLNVVGSTLLVIWTATALAQIILRRRADRDGTPMPMRMWGFPWLSWLCLVLLAGVIALAMIDEAARIQLLLTLGLTAVLLIVARLTRGMARAGVVKE; translated from the coding sequence ATGACCGAAGTGCCCGTCACCACGACGACGACCAAGGGACTGCGCCCGGGACTCACGCGCCGACAGATCTCGATGATGGGGCTCGGGGGAGCCATCGGAGCCGGGCTGTTCGTCGGCTCCGGCCAGGCGATCGGCCTTGCCGGTCCCGCCGTGCTGATCTCGTATCTGGTCGCCGGCGGGATCGTGATCCTCGTGATGGCGATGCTCGCCGAGATGGTGGCCGCTCGTCCCAGTTCCGGTGCCTTCAGCTCCTACGCGCAGAAGGCGATGGGTCGCAGCGCCGGCAGCGCGGTCGGATGGCTGTACTGGATCCAGCTCGTCGTGGTGATCGCCGCCGAGGCGACGGGGGCCGCGGGTATCGTCGCCGGCTGGGTGCCCGGTGTCCCCGCATGGCTGTGGGTGCTGATCTTCGTGGTCGCCCTCACCGCGGTCAACCTGTTCGGCGTGAGCAACTACGGCCGCTTCGAGTTCTGGTTCGCCGCCATCAAGGTCGCCGCGATCATCGCGTTCCTCGTGGTCGGCGTGTGCGCGATCGTCGGGCTGATCCCGGGGGTGCCGGCGACCGGCATCAGCAACCTCTTCGACAACGGCGGATTCGCCCCGAACGGCATCACGGGCATCGCCGCGGCTCTGCTCATCGTGGTCTTCGCGTTCGGAGGCACCGAGGTCGTCGCGATCGCGGCCGCCGAATCCGATGACCCGGCGCGCAACATCCGCCGCATCGTCCGCGAGGTGCTGGTGCGCATCCTGATCTTCTACATCGGCTCGATCTTCGTGATCGTCGCGGTGCTGCCGTGGGATTCCCCCGCGGTGCTCGACGGACCGTTCTCCGCCGTGCTGGCGACGCTGCACGTGCCCGGCGTCGACCTCGTGATGTCGCTCATCGTGGTGGTGGCGCTGCTCTCGGCCATGAACGCGAACATCTACGGCGCCTCGCGCATGGCGTTCTCGCTCGGTGAACGCGGCCTCGCTCCGCAGGGGATCACGCGCACGAGCCTGAAGGGCGTGCCGTTCGTCGCCGTGCTCTCCTCGGTGGCCTTCGGGTTCGTGACGGTGGGGCTGAACTGGGCGTTCCCCGACGTGGTGCTGCCGGCGCTGCTCAACGTGGTGGGTTCCACACTGCTGGTCATCTGGACCGCGACGGCGCTCGCGCAGATCATCCTGCGCCGTCGGGCCGACCGCGACGGCACTCCGATGCCGATGCGGATGTGGGGCTTCCCGTGGTTGTCGTGGCTGTGCCTCGTGCTGCTCGCCGGAGTCATCGCGTTGGCGATGATCGATGAGGCCGCTCGCATCCAGCTGCTGCTGACGCTCGGCCTCACCGCCGTGCTGCTCATCGTCGCCCGCCTCACGCGGGGCATGGCGCGCGCCGGCGTGGTCAAGGAATAG
- a CDS encoding Lrp/AsnC family transcriptional regulator: MRIDRLDAELIRLLTESPQLPLLECARRLGIARGTATSRLARLHEGGVIEAIVPRIDPSGFGYGVVAFCLVEIDQKVGHDEVATALADAVPEIVDMHTVTGASDMQLRLVARDATQLQEVLDRVALVPGVARTASSIAMRTHLSGRVLPLVEHVAGDEPVTR, from the coding sequence ATGCGCATCGATCGCCTCGACGCGGAGCTCATCCGGCTGCTCACCGAGTCGCCCCAGCTGCCGCTGCTGGAGTGCGCGCGGCGGCTGGGGATCGCCCGGGGCACGGCCACGAGCCGACTCGCCCGCCTGCACGAGGGAGGGGTGATCGAGGCGATCGTGCCGCGCATCGATCCGAGCGGCTTCGGCTACGGTGTCGTCGCGTTCTGCCTGGTCGAGATCGATCAGAAGGTCGGGCACGACGAGGTCGCCACAGCCCTCGCCGACGCGGTGCCCGAGATCGTCGACATGCACACCGTCACCGGAGCCAGCGACATGCAGCTGCGCCTGGTCGCGCGCGACGCCACGCAGCTGCAGGAGGTTCTCGACCGCGTGGCACTCGTGCCGGGCGTGGCCAGGACGGCATCGTCGATCGCGATGCGCACGCACCTGTCCGGGCGGGTGCTGCCATTGGTCGAGCACGTCGCCGGGGATGAGCCCGTCACGCGGTGA
- a CDS encoding dolichyl-phosphate-mannose--protein mannosyltransferase: MTAPVPLLPAPEERLTRYGQLRDRVLLDPDWRRSVRWLAPLVVTAIAAVLRLINIGHPHQLAFDETYYVKDAWSLWTLGYEGTWGEGANDAFVTLQQLPLSEQGSFIVHPPLGKWLIALGMAIGGPDNSAGWRLATALLGTASVLLVYLIARLLSGSIVVATVAGTLIALDGLSIVLSRIALLDGILTFFVLLGVLFVLLDRRRTIPLLERADPDAPDPFWGPILWRRPWLIAAGLALGAACAVKWSGLYVLAAFGLYVVVTDALARRRAGVVLWPSDAAFRQGPVSFLLLVFPALAVYLISWTGWFVTAGGYDRQSDANPLVALWKYHQSMLGFHVGLNRGHPYASPAWEWTFLLRPTAVWVGTDPASCGVDHCMAVISAVPNPLIWYAGVAAAVFLLFLLVRGWIRRQPVGPEISVPLVGLAATYIPWLLFPERTIFQFYTVVMVPFLVIALAMTLRVIAGRREDPLYRRQSGERTVIIFLAFVVLVSAFFYPLWAGISVPYEFWRLHNWLPGWV, from the coding sequence GTGACCGCGCCCGTGCCCCTGCTGCCTGCTCCCGAGGAGCGGCTGACACGATACGGGCAGCTGCGCGACCGCGTCCTGCTCGATCCTGACTGGCGCCGCTCTGTACGTTGGCTCGCCCCGCTCGTGGTCACGGCGATCGCGGCCGTGCTGCGGCTGATCAACATCGGCCATCCGCACCAGCTCGCATTCGATGAGACCTATTACGTCAAGGACGCCTGGTCGCTATGGACCCTCGGCTACGAGGGCACCTGGGGCGAGGGGGCGAACGACGCCTTCGTCACGTTGCAGCAGCTGCCGCTGTCGGAGCAGGGCTCGTTCATCGTGCATCCGCCGCTGGGCAAATGGCTGATCGCGCTGGGCATGGCGATCGGCGGACCGGACAACAGCGCCGGATGGCGACTGGCCACCGCGCTCCTGGGCACGGCCTCCGTGCTGCTGGTGTACCTGATCGCGCGGCTGCTGAGCGGATCGATCGTGGTCGCCACCGTCGCGGGCACCTTGATCGCGCTCGACGGTCTCAGCATCGTGCTGAGCCGGATCGCCCTGCTCGACGGCATCCTGACGTTCTTCGTGCTGCTCGGGGTGCTGTTCGTCCTGCTCGATCGCCGCCGGACGATACCGCTCCTGGAGCGCGCGGACCCCGACGCCCCCGACCCGTTCTGGGGTCCGATCCTGTGGCGCCGTCCGTGGCTGATCGCCGCGGGTCTCGCCCTGGGTGCGGCCTGCGCCGTGAAGTGGTCGGGCCTGTACGTGCTCGCCGCGTTCGGCCTGTACGTGGTGGTGACGGACGCCCTCGCCCGCCGCCGCGCCGGTGTGGTCCTCTGGCCCTCGGATGCGGCGTTCCGCCAGGGACCGGTGTCGTTCCTGCTGCTCGTGTTCCCCGCGCTCGCGGTGTATCTGATCAGCTGGACCGGTTGGTTCGTGACGGCGGGCGGGTACGACAGGCAGAGCGATGCGAATCCGCTGGTCGCGCTGTGGAAGTACCACCAGTCGATGCTCGGCTTCCACGTGGGGTTGAACCGCGGGCACCCCTACGCGAGCCCCGCGTGGGAGTGGACTTTCCTGCTGCGCCCCACCGCCGTGTGGGTGGGCACGGATCCGGCCTCCTGCGGCGTCGACCACTGCATGGCGGTGATCTCCGCCGTGCCGAACCCGCTCATCTGGTACGCCGGGGTCGCCGCAGCCGTGTTCCTGCTGTTCCTCCTGGTGCGCGGCTGGATACGCCGTCAGCCGGTCGGACCGGAGATCAGCGTGCCCCTCGTGGGCCTCGCTGCGACGTACATCCCGTGGCTGTTGTTCCCCGAGCGCACGATCTTCCAGTTCTACACCGTGGTCATGGTGCCGTTCCTGGTGATCGCACTCGCCATGACGTTGCGGGTCATCGCCGGACGCCGGGAGGATCCGCTGTACCGGCGTCAATCCGGCGAGCGGACCGTCATCATCTTCCTGGCGTTCGTGGTGCTGGTCTCGGCCTTCTTCTACCCGCTGTGGGCGGGCATCAGCGTGCCATACGAGTTCTGGCGCCTGCACAACTGGCTGCCCGGCTGGGTCTGA
- the rsmI gene encoding 16S rRNA (cytidine(1402)-2'-O)-methyltransferase gives MIILAATPIGNLGDASRRLIEVLENAEVVVAEDTRTTGRLLQALQIANRPRLIALHDHNEKQKAAELAALAVETDVVVMSDAGMPTVSDPGYGLVAEAVAQGVTVTAIPGPSAVLMALAISGLPTDRFTFEGFLPRKPGERRSTLRALAAEPRTMVFFESPARLASSLADMGGAFGDERRIAVCRELTKFYEEVRRGTASELVSWAKDGVKGEIVVVVEGAPHRDASPEDALAQVQQLVADGIRLKEAASEVAALSGLSSRDLYQAALAARVK, from the coding sequence GTGATCATCCTCGCTGCCACGCCGATCGGAAACCTCGGCGACGCCTCGCGCCGCCTGATCGAGGTCCTCGAGAACGCGGAGGTCGTGGTCGCCGAAGACACGCGCACCACCGGACGCCTGCTGCAGGCGCTGCAGATCGCCAATCGGCCGCGGCTGATCGCGCTGCACGACCACAACGAGAAGCAGAAGGCCGCCGAGCTCGCCGCCCTCGCGGTCGAGACCGATGTCGTCGTGATGAGCGACGCGGGAATGCCGACGGTCAGCGACCCCGGCTATGGACTGGTCGCCGAGGCGGTCGCACAGGGGGTCACCGTGACGGCGATCCCCGGGCCGAGCGCCGTGCTGATGGCCCTTGCGATCTCAGGACTCCCCACGGATCGGTTCACGTTCGAGGGTTTCCTCCCGCGCAAGCCGGGGGAGCGGCGCTCGACGCTGCGCGCGCTGGCTGCCGAGCCGCGCACCATGGTGTTCTTCGAGTCGCCGGCCCGACTCGCCTCCTCGCTCGCCGACATGGGCGGCGCCTTCGGCGACGAGCGCCGGATCGCGGTGTGCCGGGAGCTGACGAAGTTCTACGAGGAGGTGCGTCGGGGCACCGCCTCCGAGCTCGTCTCCTGGGCGAAGGACGGCGTCAAGGGTGAGATCGTCGTGGTCGTCGAGGGCGCTCCGCACCGCGACGCCTCTCCGGAGGATGCGCTCGCGCAGGTGCAGCAGCTCGTCGCCGATGGCATCCGCTTGAAGGAGGCGGCCTCCGAGGTCGCCGCGCTCTCCGGGCTCTCCTCGCGCGACCTGTACCAGGCCGCGCTCGCCGCCCGCGTGAAGTGA
- a CDS encoding LacI family DNA-binding transcriptional regulator: MPKTATVYDVADHAGVSIATVSRVLRSPDAVRPATRERVLDAVTALGYVPSGSARGLAERRTGVLGLYFPGFDAAEEAPPLDVLTSGAAAAKPFTVVQDAAEPGEEHHTLLFLDEVLRGAELEAWKQGFVLMIGVGRDDPSRATVRDMAGKVDGLMVLAESVPEEELAGLSRRIPVVVLSGPPRGDHYDHVTVSNTEAMAELTRHVLAQIGDGALAFVAGPEDSPDGAQRWDGFAAALAEAGRSLDAVTVARGDFTRASGRRAAEEILARTTPSALVAANDQMALGALEVFRSVGLRVPDDVVVTGFDGIEAATLSRPPLTTIRQPMIDLGRAAVQVLARRLERPDAEPLVVHLPLQILLRESSQRPD; encoded by the coding sequence GTGCCCAAGACAGCCACGGTGTACGACGTCGCCGACCATGCCGGCGTGTCGATCGCGACCGTGTCGCGCGTGCTGCGCTCGCCGGATGCCGTGCGTCCGGCCACGCGCGAGCGGGTGCTGGATGCCGTCACGGCGCTGGGCTACGTGCCCAGCGGCAGCGCGCGCGGGCTCGCGGAGCGGCGCACGGGCGTGCTCGGTCTGTACTTCCCCGGTTTCGACGCCGCGGAAGAGGCCCCGCCGCTCGATGTGCTGACCTCCGGCGCCGCGGCCGCGAAGCCGTTCACGGTCGTGCAGGACGCCGCGGAGCCGGGCGAGGAGCACCACACCCTGCTCTTCCTCGACGAGGTGCTGCGCGGCGCGGAGCTGGAGGCGTGGAAGCAGGGCTTCGTGCTGATGATCGGCGTCGGACGCGATGACCCCTCCCGTGCCACGGTGCGCGACATGGCCGGCAAGGTCGACGGACTGATGGTGCTGGCGGAGAGCGTGCCGGAGGAGGAGCTCGCCGGGCTCTCCCGCCGCATTCCGGTCGTGGTGCTGTCCGGCCCGCCTCGCGGCGACCACTACGACCACGTGACGGTCAGCAACACCGAGGCGATGGCGGAGCTGACGCGCCACGTGCTGGCGCAGATCGGCGACGGCGCGCTCGCGTTCGTCGCCGGCCCTGAGGACTCTCCGGACGGTGCCCAACGCTGGGACGGCTTCGCCGCCGCGCTCGCAGAGGCGGGCAGATCTCTCGATGCCGTGACGGTCGCCAGAGGCGATTTCACCCGCGCCTCGGGTCGGCGTGCGGCCGAGGAGATCCTCGCGCGGACGACACCCTCCGCGCTCGTCGCCGCCAACGACCAGATGGCGCTCGGCGCGCTCGAGGTGTTCCGTTCCGTGGGCCTCCGGGTTCCGGATGACGTGGTGGTGACGGGCTTCGACGGCATCGAGGCGGCGACGCTCTCACGGCCTCCGCTGACCACGATCCGCCAGCCGATGATCGATCTCGGTCGCGCGGCCGTGCAGGTGCTCGCCCGCCGTCTGGAGCGTCCGGACGCCGAGCCGCTCGTGGTGCATCTGCCGCTGCAGATCCTGCTGAGAGAGAGCTCGCAGAGGCCGGATTAG
- a CDS encoding ABC transporter substrate-binding protein yields the protein MSKKHTLRRWRRAAIVGLAAAAVVLSGCSIQITSQPDPSIGADTMLINADKGNPFFTKNFNPYLTNTRTASRWIYEPLILVNPLDGTLNPWLATEWSQPDARTIVMTIRDDVQWSDGEDLTPGDVAFTFQLLKDNPSLDIKGAWQHLESVETDGNDVILHLQSEDAPSLSILGLTMIVPEHLWADVKDPSTYRNENPVGTGPFVLGNYNDQQYSMDKNPDYWQADSIEIEHIILPATNSQLDTVSRGYDWAYAFISDVEGTWGAASEHNAWWFPPGGVIALMPNLEVAPFDDVNVRRGIALSLDREEIAETASEGYMKPAGQTGLILPNQEQYLDPSIPDQGMITQDEDAALAAFAEAGYTLDGDRLVNADGEQLEFALTTANGFTDWTRAAQTVRSQLAEVGVKVTLKLPQPAGYQSAISNGDFEMAIGGMGNGDVYQAYNNLLSSEFYVPSGEPTANNFERYKSEKVDGLLAEYRETVDTTRQAEIVKELQGVVYDELPVIGLYYGGIWGLFNDAKFTGWPTADDPYMIPQNYDSAPLMIFTKLERVNGDDK from the coding sequence GTGTCGAAGAAGCACACGCTCCGGCGTTGGCGCAGAGCCGCGATCGTAGGTCTGGCGGCCGCGGCCGTCGTGCTCAGCGGATGCAGCATCCAGATCACATCGCAGCCCGATCCCTCGATCGGCGCCGACACGATGCTCATCAACGCCGACAAGGGCAATCCGTTCTTCACGAAGAACTTCAACCCGTACCTGACGAACACGCGGACGGCCTCGCGGTGGATCTACGAACCGCTGATCCTGGTCAACCCGCTCGACGGCACGCTCAACCCCTGGCTGGCGACCGAGTGGTCGCAGCCCGATGCCCGCACGATCGTGATGACGATCCGCGACGACGTGCAGTGGAGCGACGGCGAGGACCTCACCCCCGGTGATGTGGCGTTCACCTTCCAGCTGCTCAAGGACAATCCGTCGCTCGACATCAAGGGCGCGTGGCAGCACCTGGAGAGCGTCGAGACCGACGGGAACGACGTCATCCTGCACCTGCAGAGCGAGGACGCCCCCTCGCTCTCGATCCTCGGACTGACCATGATCGTGCCGGAGCACCTGTGGGCCGATGTGAAGGACCCGAGCACCTATCGCAACGAGAACCCCGTCGGCACCGGGCCGTTCGTGCTGGGCAACTACAACGACCAGCAGTACTCGATGGACAAGAACCCCGATTACTGGCAGGCGGACTCGATCGAGATCGAGCACATCATCCTCCCGGCGACCAACTCGCAGCTCGACACCGTCAGCCGCGGCTACGACTGGGCCTACGCGTTCATCTCCGACGTCGAGGGCACGTGGGGAGCGGCGAGCGAGCACAACGCCTGGTGGTTCCCGCCGGGTGGCGTGATCGCCCTGATGCCGAACCTCGAGGTCGCCCCGTTCGACGACGTGAACGTGCGCCGCGGCATCGCTCTCTCCCTCGACCGTGAGGAGATCGCCGAAACCGCCTCCGAGGGATACATGAAGCCCGCCGGTCAGACCGGACTCATCCTCCCCAACCAGGAGCAGTATCTCGATCCGAGCATCCCCGATCAGGGCATGATCACTCAGGACGAGGACGCCGCGCTCGCGGCCTTCGCCGAGGCCGGATACACGCTCGACGGCGACCGTCTCGTGAACGCCGACGGCGAGCAGCTCGAGTTCGCGCTCACTACCGCCAACGGCTTCACCGACTGGACCAGGGCCGCGCAGACCGTCCGCAGCCAGCTCGCCGAGGTCGGGGTGAAGGTCACGCTCAAGCTCCCACAGCCGGCGGGATACCAGAGCGCGATCAGCAACGGCGACTTCGAGATGGCGATCGGCGGCATGGGCAACGGCGACGTCTACCAGGCCTACAACAACCTCCTCTCCAGCGAGTTCTACGTGCCGTCGGGAGAGCCCACCGCCAACAACTTCGAGCGCTACAAGTCGGAGAAGGTGGACGGGCTGCTGGCCGAGTACCGCGAGACCGTCGACACCACCCGTCAGGCCGAGATCGTGAAGGAGCTGCAGGGCGTCGTCTACGACGAACTCCCCGTGATCGGGCTCTACTACGGCGGCATCTGGGGGCTGTTCAACGACGCGAAGTTCACCGGGTGGCCCACCGCGGACGATCCGTACATGATCCCGCAGAACTACGACTCGGCGCCGTTGATGATCTTCACGAAGCTCGAGCGAGTGAACGGAGACGACAAGTGA
- a CDS encoding ABC transporter permease produces the protein MKYLLQKFGLFVLTLWAAITLNFFLPRLMPGSPADAAIAKLSQNGPVSDATRAAIEAQLGVPTGSVWDQYVTYLGQVARLDFGVSYTFYPQSVASMVSTALPYTIGLVGIVTILAFVIGTLIGVAAAWRRGTWLDSLPTLTGSFLSTFPYFWTALLLLFFLGYVLHWFPTTGAYSATTTPGFTWEFISDLAIHAVLPALTILLTSLGGWIIGMRNAMINTLGQDYVTFAEANGLRGRTIALRYAARNAILPNLTGFGLTLGGVVGGSILVEQVFGYPGIGYLLFNAVIGQDYPLMQALFLMITVSVLIANFLVDILYGVLDPRTRR, from the coding sequence GTGAAGTACCTCCTCCAGAAGTTCGGCCTGTTCGTGCTCACCCTGTGGGCCGCGATCACTCTGAACTTCTTCCTCCCGCGGCTCATGCCCGGCTCTCCGGCGGACGCCGCGATCGCGAAGCTCTCGCAGAACGGTCCGGTCTCCGACGCCACCCGCGCGGCCATCGAGGCGCAGCTCGGCGTGCCGACCGGTTCCGTCTGGGATCAGTACGTCACCTACCTCGGTCAGGTCGCCCGGTTGGACTTCGGCGTCTCTTACACCTTCTATCCGCAGTCGGTCGCGAGCATGGTCTCCACCGCACTGCCGTACACGATCGGCCTGGTCGGGATCGTCACGATCCTCGCCTTCGTGATCGGCACGCTGATCGGTGTGGCGGCCGCCTGGCGGCGCGGGACCTGGCTCGACAGCCTGCCCACGCTGACCGGTTCCTTCCTCAGCACCTTCCCGTACTTCTGGACCGCGCTGCTGCTGCTGTTCTTCCTCGGCTACGTGCTCCACTGGTTCCCGACGACCGGCGCCTACTCCGCGACCACGACACCGGGCTTCACGTGGGAGTTCATCTCCGACCTCGCCATACACGCGGTGCTCCCCGCGCTGACGATCCTGCTCACCTCGCTGGGCGGCTGGATCATCGGCATGCGCAACGCGATGATCAACACGCTCGGTCAGGACTACGTGACCTTCGCCGAGGCGAACGGACTGCGCGGGCGCACGATCGCCCTGCGCTACGCCGCGCGGAACGCGATCCTCCCCAACCTCACCGGCTTCGGGCTCACGCTCGGCGGCGTGGTGGGCGGATCCATCCTCGTCGAGCAGGTGTTCGGCTATCCCGGCATCGGATATCTGCTGTTCAACGCCGTGATCGGGCAGGACTACCCGCTCATGCAGGCGCTCTTCCTGATGATCACCGTGAGCGTGCTCATCGCCAACTTCCTCGTCGACATCCTGTACGGCGTACTGGACCCAAGGACCCGCCGATGA
- a CDS encoding ABC transporter permease produces MTSTMNVKLPADRIASPSPWRAFGRMIGTLWGNGKARLGLCLLAFFVLVAVFAPVIAPYGAKDNGFERNADASAAHWLGTTAAGEDVLSQLIYGAQISLLVGFAAGILSTIVAVLIGLSWGYMRGFAGEVVGFVVNLFLVIPGLPLMIVIAAYLQNGGILMIIAVIVVTGWAWGARVLRSQTQSLRGNDFVASAQFSGDSAARIVFREILPNMTSIIAGTLFGAATAAILAEAGLEFLGLGDSSIVSWGTMLYWAQNSNSLLTGQWLLLFAPGLCIALLALSLTLINFGVDGISNPRLREGKGR; encoded by the coding sequence ATGACTTCCACCATGAACGTCAAGCTTCCTGCCGACCGCATCGCCTCCCCGAGTCCGTGGCGCGCCTTCGGGCGCATGATCGGAACCCTCTGGGGCAACGGCAAGGCCCGACTCGGGCTGTGCCTGCTCGCCTTCTTCGTGCTCGTGGCCGTGTTCGCCCCGGTGATCGCGCCCTACGGAGCCAAGGACAACGGCTTCGAGCGCAATGCCGACGCCTCGGCCGCCCACTGGCTGGGCACCACGGCTGCGGGGGAGGACGTGCTGAGCCAGCTCATCTACGGGGCGCAGATCAGCCTGCTGGTCGGTTTCGCCGCCGGCATCCTCTCCACGATCGTCGCCGTGCTCATCGGACTCAGCTGGGGCTACATGCGCGGCTTCGCCGGTGAGGTGGTCGGCTTCGTGGTCAACCTCTTCCTGGTGATCCCCGGCCTGCCGCTCATGATCGTGATCGCCGCGTACCTGCAGAACGGCGGCATCCTGATGATCATCGCGGTGATCGTCGTCACCGGGTGGGCGTGGGGTGCACGCGTGCTGCGCAGCCAGACGCAGTCGCTGCGCGGCAACGACTTCGTCGCCTCGGCCCAGTTCTCGGGAGACAGTGCGGCGCGCATCGTGTTCCGCGAGATCCTCCCGAACATGACCTCGATCATCGCCGGCACGCTCTTCGGCGCCGCCACCGCGGCGATCCTCGCCGAGGCGGGGCTCGAGTTCCTGGGCCTCGGAGACTCCAGCATCGTCAGCTGGGGCACCATGCTCTACTGGGCGCAGAACTCCAACTCGCTGCTGACCGGGCAGTGGCTGCTGCTGTTCGCCCCCGGTCTGTGCATCGCACTGCTGGCCCTGAGCCTGACACTGATCAACTTCGGCGTGGATGGCATCTCCAATCCGCGCCTGCGAGAGGGGAAGGGCCGATGA
- a CDS encoding ABC transporter ATP-binding protein translates to MNADDVLLEVDSLSVEYASPGAVPVTAVEDVSFTLRRGEFVGLVGESGSGKSTLGFALTRLQKPPARISGGRILFGGRDIRELDAEELRRQRQGGFAMVLQSGMNALNPVRTVGAHFQDIFAAHGHVPRDARDARARELIGKVGLDPEVLARYPGELSGGMRQRASIALALSLEPQLMVFDEPTTALDVLVQHAVMDTIRDLQKAEQFTAILISHDLGIVLEATDRVMVMHEGRIVEDARSEDILRAPKDEYTRMLLSHYADPRAETISIPGFVDLGTRRREGRVRTDLTETLPTVSQRDLRRADAAIVVEGVSKRYPAPRRGQEAVVAVDDVSFRLEPGEALALVGASGSGKSTIAKLITGVEKPTAGTVKFGDVDVATLRRGGLRDLRKDVQMVFQDPYAALNPLHTVEYALSRPVRNYTPLRGQEARARVLELLETVGLTPVEQFAAKLPHQLSGGQRQRVVIARALASDPQVLIADEPVSMLDVSLRAGVLALLEDLRERWGISMLYITHDLLSARLVTENILVLNSGRVVERGETSQVLQHPQDPYTVELLDAVPNPARAAR, encoded by the coding sequence ATGAATGCGGATGACGTGCTGCTGGAGGTCGATTCGCTCTCGGTCGAATACGCCTCGCCCGGCGCCGTGCCGGTGACCGCGGTCGAGGACGTCTCCTTCACGCTCCGTCGCGGAGAGTTCGTGGGGCTGGTCGGCGAGTCCGGATCGGGCAAGTCCACGCTCGGCTTCGCGCTCACGCGACTGCAGAAGCCGCCGGCGCGGATCAGCGGAGGCCGCATCCTGTTCGGCGGTCGCGACATCCGCGAGCTGGATGCGGAGGAGCTGCGTCGCCAGCGTCAGGGCGGTTTCGCGATGGTGCTGCAGTCCGGCATGAACGCGCTCAACCCGGTGCGCACGGTCGGTGCGCACTTCCAGGACATCTTCGCCGCGCACGGTCATGTGCCCCGCGACGCCCGTGACGCCAGGGCCCGCGAGCTGATCGGCAAGGTCGGCCTCGATCCCGAGGTGCTCGCCCGTTACCCCGGTGAGCTCTCCGGCGGCATGCGGCAGCGCGCGTCGATCGCGCTCGCCCTGTCGCTGGAACCGCAGCTCATGGTGTTCGACGAACCGACCACCGCGCTCGACGTGCTCGTGCAGCACGCGGTGATGGACACGATCCGCGACCTGCAGAAGGCCGAGCAGTTCACCGCCATCCTCATCAGTCACGATCTCGGGATCGTGCTGGAGGCGACCGACCGCGTGATGGTGATGCATGAGGGGCGCATCGTGGAAGATGCCCGCAGTGAGGACATCCTGCGCGCTCCGAAGGACGAGTACACGCGGATGCTGCTCAGCCACTACGCGGATCCGCGCGCCGAGACCATCTCGATCCCCGGTTTCGTCGACCTCGGCACCCGCCGACGGGAGGGACGGGTCCGCACGGATCTCACCGAGACGCTGCCGACCGTGTCGCAACGCGATCTGCGCCGGGCCGATGCCGCGATCGTGGTGGAGGGCGTGTCGAAGCGCTACCCGGCACCACGCCGCGGTCAGGAGGCCGTGGTCGCTGTGGATGACGTGTCGTTCCGCCTGGAGCCCGGCGAGGCGCTCGCGCTGGTCGGTGCATCCGGCTCGGGCAAATCGACCATCGCGAAGCTGATCACCGGGGTCGAGAAGCCCACCGCCGGCACCGTGAAGTTCGGCGACGTCGACGTGGCCACACTGCGCCGCGGCGGTCTGCGCGACCTGCGCAAGGACGTGCAGATGGTGTTCCAGGACCCCTATGCGGCGCTGAACCCCCTGCACACCGTCGAGTACGCGCTCTCCCGACCGGTGCGCAACTACACGCCGCTGCGCGGGCAGGAGGCCAGGGCGCGCGTCCTCGAGCTGCTGGAGACCGTGGGGCTCACCCCGGTCGAGCAGTTCGCGGCGAAGCTGCCGCATCAACTCTCGGGCGGGCAGCGTCAGCGCGTCGTGATCGCCAGGGCGCTCGCGAGCGATCCTCAAGTGCTCATCGCCGATGAGCCGGTCTCGATGCTCGACGTCTCGTTGCGCGCCGGCGTGCTCGCCCTGCTCGAGGATCTGCGCGAACGCTGGGGCATCAGCATGCTCTACATCACGCACGATCTGCTCAGCGCGCGACTCGTGACCGAGAACATCCTCGTGCTCAACAGCGGGCGGGTGGTCGAACGCGGCGAGACCTCCCAGGTCCTGCAGCATCCGCAGGATCCGTACACGGTCGAACTGCTCGACGCGGTGCCGAACCCCGCCCGCGCCGCACGCTGA